One window of Nicotiana tomentosiformis chromosome 11, ASM39032v3, whole genome shotgun sequence genomic DNA carries:
- the LOC104117705 gene encoding branched-chain amino acid aminotransferase 2, chloroplastic-like isoform X5, translated as MGHLRCFSLLGLLLIYGMQLVRNICGNPEVSNITSELADIDWDNIAFGFGFTPTDCMYVMKCSEGENFSKGELQRFSNIELSPSAKLLNYGQLLDGFSNEYD; from the exons ATGGGTCATTTGAGGTGTTTTTCGCTCTTGGGTTTACTGTTGATTTATGGCATGCAATTGGTTCGTAATATCTGCGGCAACCCTGAAGTCAG CAACATAACATCTGAATTAGCCGACATTGATTGGGACAACATTGCCTTTGGCTTTGGCTTTACGCCTACTGATTGTATGTATGTCATGAAATGTTCTGAAGGGGAAAACTTTTCTAAGGGTGAATTACAGCGTTTCAGTAACATTGAGTTGAGCCCATCTgctaaattgttaaattatggaCAG CTTCTTGATGGATTTTCAAACGAATATGACTAA
- the LOC104117705 gene encoding branched-chain amino acid aminotransferase 2, chloroplastic-like isoform X3, which translates to MGHLRCFSLLGLLLIYGMQLVRNICGNPEVSNITSELADIDWDNIAFGFGFTPTDCMYVMKCSEGENFSKGELQRFSNIELSPSAKLLNYGQIIHQSHQKCYWKY; encoded by the exons ATGGGTCATTTGAGGTGTTTTTCGCTCTTGGGTTTACTGTTGATTTATGGCATGCAATTGGTTCGTAATATCTGCGGCAACCCTGAAGTCAG CAACATAACATCTGAATTAGCCGACATTGATTGGGACAACATTGCCTTTGGCTTTGGCTTTACGCCTACTGATTGTATGTATGTCATGAAATGTTCTGAAGGGGAAAACTTTTCTAAGGGTGAATTACAGCGTTTCAGTAACATTGAGTTGAGCCCATCTgctaaattgttaaattatggaCAG ATCATTCATCAGAGTCACCAAAAATGCTATTGGAAATATTAA
- the LOC104117705 gene encoding branched-chain amino acid aminotransferase 2, chloroplastic-like isoform X2 — protein sequence MGHLRCFSLLGLLLIYGMQLVRNICGNPEVSNITSELADIDWDNIAFGFGFTPTDCMYVMKCSEGENFSKGELQRFSNIELSPSAKLLNYGQENAMHLKMSVERMCMPSPST from the exons ATGGGTCATTTGAGGTGTTTTTCGCTCTTGGGTTTACTGTTGATTTATGGCATGCAATTGGTTCGTAATATCTGCGGCAACCCTGAAGTCAG CAACATAACATCTGAATTAGCCGACATTGATTGGGACAACATTGCCTTTGGCTTTGGCTTTACGCCTACTGATTGTATGTATGTCATGAAATGTTCTGAAGGGGAAAACTTTTCTAAGGGTGAATTACAGCGTTTCAGTAACATTGAGTTGAGCCCATCTgctaaattgttaaattatggaCAG GAAAATGCAATGCACTTGAAGATGAGTGTTGAACGCATGTGTATGCCTTCACCGTCTACTTAA
- the LOC104117705 gene encoding branched-chain-amino-acid aminotransferase 3, chloroplastic-like isoform X1, translating into MGHLRCFSLLGLLLIYGMQLVRNICGNPEVSNITSELADIDWDNIAFGFGFTPTDCMYVMKCSEGENFSKGELQRFSNIELSPSAKLLNYGQFVSICVCCYTYATDSVNDICRTGYFAKTIWSFLMDFQTNMTNLSRIRNG; encoded by the exons ATGGGTCATTTGAGGTGTTTTTCGCTCTTGGGTTTACTGTTGATTTATGGCATGCAATTGGTTCGTAATATCTGCGGCAACCCTGAAGTCAG CAACATAACATCTGAATTAGCCGACATTGATTGGGACAACATTGCCTTTGGCTTTGGCTTTACGCCTACTGATTGTATGTATGTCATGAAATGTTCTGAAGGGGAAAACTTTTCTAAGGGTGAATTACAGCGTTTCAGTAACATTGAGTTGAGCCCATCTgctaaattgttaaattatggaCAG TTTGTATCAATATGTGTCTGTTGCTATACATATGCCACTGACTCAGTGAATGACATCTGCCGCACAGGTTATTTTGCTAAAACTATTTGGAG CTTCTTGATGGATTTTCAAACGAATATGACTAATCTGTCACGAATAAGGAATGGCTGA
- the LOC104117705 gene encoding branched-chain amino acid aminotransferase 2, chloroplastic-like isoform X4, giving the protein MGHLRCFSLLGLLLIYGMQLVRNICGNPEVSNITSELADIDWDNIAFGFGFTPTDCMYVMKCSEGENFSKGELQRFSNIELSPSAKLLNYGQVILLKLFGAS; this is encoded by the exons ATGGGTCATTTGAGGTGTTTTTCGCTCTTGGGTTTACTGTTGATTTATGGCATGCAATTGGTTCGTAATATCTGCGGCAACCCTGAAGTCAG CAACATAACATCTGAATTAGCCGACATTGATTGGGACAACATTGCCTTTGGCTTTGGCTTTACGCCTACTGATTGTATGTATGTCATGAAATGTTCTGAAGGGGAAAACTTTTCTAAGGGTGAATTACAGCGTTTCAGTAACATTGAGTTGAGCCCATCTgctaaattgttaaattatggaCAG GTTATTTTGCTAAAACTATTTGGAG CTTCTTGA